A window from Hemicordylus capensis ecotype Gifberg chromosome 2, rHemCap1.1.pri, whole genome shotgun sequence encodes these proteins:
- the RPS5 gene encoding 40S ribosomal protein S5 isoform X1, with product MRSMRRKPVNKTPGSPARGPFCLSKQGGWWWRASIMTDWETAPAVAETPDIKLFGKWSTDDVQISDISLQDYIAVKEKYAKYLPHSAGRYAAKRFRKAQCPIVERLTNSMMMHGRNNGKKLMTVRIIKHAFEIIHLLTGENPLQVLVNAIINSGPREDSTRIGRAGTVRRQAVDVSPLRRVNQAIWLLCTGAREAAFRNIKTIAECLADELINAAKGSSNSYAIKKKDELERVAKSNR from the exons ATGCGCTCGATGCGCCGGAAGCCCGTGAATAAGACTCCGGGCAGCCCCGCGCGTGGCCCTTTTTGCCTGAGCAagcagggagggtggtggtggagagcctCCAT AATGACTGACTGGGAGACAGCCCCTGCTGTGGCAGAGACCCCTGATATCAAGCTCTTTGGGAAATGGAGCACAGATGACGTGCAGATCAGTGACATCTCCTTACAG GATTACATTGCTGTGAAGGAGAAATATGCTAAGTATTTGCCTCACAGTGCTGGGCGTTATGCTGCCAAGCGCTTCCGCAAAGCCCAGTGCCCCATTGTGGAGCGCCTCACCAACTCCATGATGATGCATGGGCGCAACAATGGCAAGAAACTCATGACTGTGCGCATCATCAAGCATGCCTTCGAGATCATCCATCTGCTCACAGGAGAG AACCCCCTGCAAGTCCTGGTGAATGCCATCATCAACAGTGGCCCACGTGAAGACTCTACTCGTATTGGCCGAGCTGGCACAGTAAGGAGACAAGCTGTTGATGTGTCCCCACTGCGTCGTGTTAACCAG GCTATCTGGCTGCTCTGCACTGGGGCACGTGAAGCTGCCTTCCGCAACATCAAGACCATCGCTGAATGTCTAGCAGATGAGCTGATTAACGCAGCCAAG GGTTCTTCCAACTCATATGCCATCAAGAAGAAGGACGAGCTGGAGCGTGTGGCCAAGTCCAACCGTTAA
- the RPS5 gene encoding 40S ribosomal protein S5 isoform X2, giving the protein MTDWETAPAVAETPDIKLFGKWSTDDVQISDISLQDYIAVKEKYAKYLPHSAGRYAAKRFRKAQCPIVERLTNSMMMHGRNNGKKLMTVRIIKHAFEIIHLLTGENPLQVLVNAIINSGPREDSTRIGRAGTVRRQAVDVSPLRRVNQAIWLLCTGAREAAFRNIKTIAECLADELINAAKGSSNSYAIKKKDELERVAKSNR; this is encoded by the exons ATGACTGACTGGGAGACAGCCCCTGCTGTGGCAGAGACCCCTGATATCAAGCTCTTTGGGAAATGGAGCACAGATGACGTGCAGATCAGTGACATCTCCTTACAG GATTACATTGCTGTGAAGGAGAAATATGCTAAGTATTTGCCTCACAGTGCTGGGCGTTATGCTGCCAAGCGCTTCCGCAAAGCCCAGTGCCCCATTGTGGAGCGCCTCACCAACTCCATGATGATGCATGGGCGCAACAATGGCAAGAAACTCATGACTGTGCGCATCATCAAGCATGCCTTCGAGATCATCCATCTGCTCACAGGAGAG AACCCCCTGCAAGTCCTGGTGAATGCCATCATCAACAGTGGCCCACGTGAAGACTCTACTCGTATTGGCCGAGCTGGCACAGTAAGGAGACAAGCTGTTGATGTGTCCCCACTGCGTCGTGTTAACCAG GCTATCTGGCTGCTCTGCACTGGGGCACGTGAAGCTGCCTTCCGCAACATCAAGACCATCGCTGAATGTCTAGCAGATGAGCTGATTAACGCAGCCAAG GGTTCTTCCAACTCATATGCCATCAAGAAGAAGGACGAGCTGGAGCGTGTGGCCAAGTCCAACCGTTAA